Proteins co-encoded in one Arachis hypogaea cultivar Tifrunner chromosome 13, arahy.Tifrunner.gnm2.J5K5, whole genome shotgun sequence genomic window:
- the LOC112737362 gene encoding purple acid phosphatase, whose amino-acid sequence MGISGFPSFVTLALALCLLLNVTALCSGHVTSIYVRKVEKTLDMPLDSDVFAIPLGYNAPQQVHITQGDLNGKAMLVSWVTIDEPGSNEVRYWSENSKQKKLAKGKYVTYTFFNYTSGFIHHCTITNLEYNTKYYYEVGLLNTTRRFWFVTPPQVGLDVPYTFGLIGDLGQTYDSNKTLTHYEMNPRKGQTLMFVGDLSYADHYPYHDNVRWDTWGRFIERSVAYQPWIWVAGNHELDFAPELGESVPFKPYTHRYHVPYRASQSTAPFWYSIKRASAHIIVLASYSAYGKYTPQYTWLEEELPKVNRTETPWLIVLLHSPWYNSYNYHYMEGETMRVMFEPWFVQHKVDVVFAGHVHAYERSERVSNIAYNITNGRCNPVKDNSAPVYITIGDGGNIEGLANNMTEPQPDYSAYREASFGHAIFDIKNRTHAYYSWHRNQDGYAVEADSMWFSNRYWYPVDDSTTHVSY is encoded by the exons ATGGGAATTTCGGGTTTCCCTAGTTTTGTAACATTAGCCTTGGCTTTGTGTTTGCTTCTGAATGTCACAGCCTTGTGTAGTGGACATGTAACCAGCATTTATGTTAGGAAAGTGGAGAAGACTCTAGATATGCCACTGGATAGTGATGTCTTTGCTATACCTCTTGGTTATAATGCTCCACAGCAA GTTCATATAACACAAGGTGACCTTAATGGGAAAGCAATGTTAGTGTCATGGGTGACAATAGATGAACCAGGGTCCAATGAAGTGCGTTATTGGAGTGAAAACAGCAAGCAAAAGAAGCTTGCTAAAGGAAAATATGTTACTTACACATTCTTCAATTACACTTCTGGTTTTATTCATCACTGCACCATCACCAATTTGGAG TATAACACCAAATATTACTATGAAGTTGGACTTTTGAACACAACACGGCGGTTTTGGTTTGTGACTCCTCCTCAAGTTGGTCTTGATGTGCCATATACATTTGGTCTCATAG GTGATCTTGGTCAAACATATGATTCAAATAAAACTCTTACACACTATGAAATGAACCCAAGAAAAGGACAAACTTTGATGTTTGTTGGAGACCTTTCTTATGCAGATCATTACCCTTATCATGATAATGTTAGGTGGGATACTTGGGGAAGATTTATAGAAAGGAGTGTTGCTTATCAACCATGGATTTGGGTTGCAGGCAACCATGAACTTGATTTTGCTCCAGAACTT GGTGAAAGTGTACCTTTCAAGCCATATACACATAGGTATCATGTTCCTTATAGAGCGTCACAGAGTACAGCACCCTTTTGGTATTCTATCAAGAGAGCATCAGCACATATTATCGTATTGGCCTCATATTCAGCTTATG GGAAATATACACCACAATACACATGGCTAGAAGAAGAGCTACCAAAAGTTAACAGGACAGAGACTCCATGGTTGATTGTTCTCTTGCATTCACCTTGGTATAACAGCTACAACTACCACTACATGGAAGGTGAAACAATGAGAGTAATGTTTGAGCCCTGGTTTGTGCAGCACAAGGTTGATGTCGTGTTCGCCGGCCACGTTCATGCCTATGAACGATCT GAACGTGTGTCCAATATTGCATACAACATTACAAACGGGCGATGCAATCCTGTGAAAGATAACTCAGCTCCAGTATATATAACCATTGGTGATGGAGGAAACATTGAAGGCTTGGCAAACAA CATGACAGAACCACAACCAGATTACTCAGCATACAGAGAAGCAAGCTTTGGACATGCCATTTTTGACATAAAGAACAGAACTCATGCTTACTATAGCTGGCATAGGAATCAAGATGGATATGCTGTGGAAGCTGATTCCATGTGGTTTTCTAATAGATATTGGTATCCTGTTGACGATTCCACAACTCATGTTTCATATTAA